The following DNA comes from Oryzias melastigma strain HK-1 unplaced genomic scaffold, ASM292280v2 sc02333, whole genome shotgun sequence.
GGCTTCTTGAGTGCTTTCCTGGCTAACCGTTGCTTGTGGTCGGGCTATTTTAATAAAGTAGTGTGTAAGTCTAGCATGCGGTGCAGAAGTGTTGATGTGATTGGAGTGGTGTGGTTTTGCTTTCATTTGCGTGGAGTTGCTTAGGCTAGCGTTTTGCATGCAGAGTAACAGGTGTGTGCACGACCCAAAAATGACACNNNNNNNNNNNNNNNNNNNNNNNNNNNNNNNNNNNNNNNNNNNNNNNNNNNNNNNNNNNNNNNNNNNNNNNNNNNNNNNNNNNNNNNNNNNNNNNNNNNNNNNNNNNNNNNNNNNNNNNNNNNNNNNNNNNNNNNNNNNNNNNNNNNNNNNNNNNNNNNNNNNNNNNNNNNNNNNNNNNNNNNNNNNNNNNNNNNNNNNNNNNNNNNNNNNNNNNNNTTAGTTTGTCAAGCAATGTCTATAATGACACGTTCATTGgacttaaaagctcaaagctAATTTGTTGTCACAATAACagtaacaataacaataaaactttaaaggaaatgatgaacaaaacacaagaaaatcccAAGCATTAATAGTTGAACACCTCATTTTATGGGACAGCAGTGAACTGCAGCACTGCTCCACAGACGGActgaagaaatgttttgttcCTCGTGCCATCAGGCAATACAACTCTCTGGCCGAGCATCCAAGAAGCAATgtcttttaattcatttaatccattgatttttattgtttttattgtgtttgtatgtgtgagtttttttattattattttcagccACTTTTAAATTTCCTCAGGGATTATTAAAGAGCCTATTTGTCTGTCTAAGATCAGTCTAAGGTCAGTCGGTCTAAGGTTGGTCAGTCTAAGTTCAGTTGGTCTGTCTGAGGTCAGTTGGTCTGTCTAAGTTCAGTCGGTCAGTCGGTCTGTGTGTAGTTGGTCGGTCTAAGGTCAGTTGTCTCTCTAAGGTCAGTCGGTCTAAGGTCAGTTGGTCGGTCTTAGGTTGGTCAGTCTAAGTTCAGTCGGTCTGTGTGTGGTTGGTCGGTCGAAGGTCAGTTGCTCTGTCTAAGGTCAGACGGCTTAAGGTCAGTTGGTCTAGGGTCGGTCGGTCTAGGTTCGTTTGGTCGGTCTCAGTTTGTTCGGTCAGTCTAAGTTTGCTCGGTCGATCTAGGGTCGGtcggtttaagttaatttggtCGGTTTAAGTTCATTCGGTCTAGGTTCGTTTGGCCGGTCTAAGGTTAGTCAGTCCAAGTGCGATCGATCTAAGATTGGTCAGTCTAAGTTTGCTCGGTCGATCTAGGGTCGGTCAGTCTAAGTTCATTCGGTCTAGGTTCATTCGGTCGGTCTAAGTTTGTTCGATTGGTCCAAGTTTGTTTGATCAGTCTAAGGTTAGTCGGTCCAAGTGCAATCGATCTAAGATTGGTCAGTCTAAGTTTGCTCGGTCGATCTAGGGTCGGTCAGTTTAAGTTCATTTGGTCGGTTTAAGTTCATTCGGTCTAGGTTCGTTCGGCCGGTCTAAGGTTAGTCGGTCCAAGTGCGATCGATCTAAGATCTGTCCGTCTAAGTTCAGTCGGTCTGTCAGTCTAAGGCCGGTCGGTCTGTTTAAGGTCAGTCAGTCTAAGTTTAGTCGGTCGGTCTAAGATCGTTCAGTCTAAATTCGGCCAGTCTGTGTTCGGCCGGTCAGTCTAAGGTCGGGTGGTCTGTATCTAAGGTCTGTTGTCTAAGCGACTGTTAAGGATTGCTCATTTAGGTGGCAAACAACAGTGGTTGCCAGCGGATTTACACTGGTCCATCTGTGCTCCACCTCCATTTTGTCGacacaaaaaatagaacattcatTAATCTATCACAATATTTACATCTCCTTCGTCATGTCAGTGCTTGACGTCCGTCTGTTCTATTTCCAGTAGCATTGATTTTGCATCAAAAAGCCAGAGAAAGAGGAAACGGGTCCAGGTTACAGAATAAGAACTCCCATTGTACTgtcagataaaatacagggctTTGTCGGGAAGGGCATctggcataaaaaaaacactgtactGCGTCCTGTACTGTACCTGTCTTTTTGTTCTAATATGTGGCCagtgttaaaaaacaattttaattttcttttgctctTATGACCTTGAGTTACATTTTACTGTGTGCCATGACCACAACCTGATGAGTTTCgattgttttttcaaatagaGGGACAGAGACTTGGAGCTGGCGGCCCGGATCGGTCAGTCGCTCCTGCAGAGGAATCACCTCCTGCAGGAGCGCAACGAGGCCCTGGACGAGCAGTTGGCTCAAGCCGTCGACCAGGTAGACTCATCCTGAGTTGTCTGTATTTCAGGTTTGATTTATCCAACAGCCTTTAAAAAGCAATCCAAAACTTTTCAAACTCCTGGACAGGTTCACCAGCTGCAGCATGAGCTCAGCAAGAAGGACGAGCTGCTCCGTATGGTGGCCAACGCCTCGGAGGAAAGCGAGACCGACTCCAGCATCTCCACGCCTCAGCTACAGCCGCAGCTGCCCGGAGGAAGCGTCACTGCCGCCGCTGCTCTCAGCCAGCTGGAGTCTCTGCAGAACAAGCTGCAGGacctggaggaggagaaccaggcGCTGAGGACCGAGGTACGAGACCTTCCCAGTGGAAGGTGAGCGAGACGATAAAATGCATCAAAGCCTTGAcgtgttttttatgttctttaggCTTGTCAGCTGAAAAAAGACACGGTGACGTATGAGGAGAAGGAGCAGCAGCTCGTGAGCGACTGCGTGAAGGAGCTCCGGGAGTCCAACAGCCAGATGGTGTCTCTGACGGACGAACTGGCTCAGAAGAACGAGGCGCTGCTCAGACACCAGGAGGAAATCGCGCAGCTGCTCGCACAGATAGTCGAGCTGCAGCACAGAGTGAAGGAGGTGaggaaaaacagacttttgtcACGGAAAACCTCATTCTTGAGTCAAACCTCACATTGTTGTGCAGCTGGCTCTGGAGAAAGAGGAGCTGAGGATCCATCTGCAGGCCTCCAAAGACGCCCAGAGACAGCTCACAGCTGAGGTAGAACCTCCACAGATGATTCAGAAcagatttgaatgaaaaacaagaatgaccaTTCATATTTTGTGTTCTCTGCAGCTGAACGAGCTTTCAGACCGGAATGCTGAGTGTGTAGAAATGCTTCACGAATCCCAGGAGGAGATCAAAGAGCTTCGCAATAGAAACACTCCGTCCTCTGGGATGAGACGTCACTTCTCGTATGGACTCTACCCCATGGTGAGGAACAAGTTTGACCTCATCTTGACAGACAAGATGGGAACATTTCAGGAATTCTCTTCGGGAAACCATCTGTTTAACTGTTGGGACAGGACTCCTTGGCAGCAGAGATTGAAGGAACCATGAGGAGGGAGCTGAGCGTTGAGGAGGAGACAGCCTT
Coding sequences within:
- the LOC112138472 gene encoding trafficking kinesin-binding protein 2 — protein: GLSKFSRSVGLCVVGRSKRDRDLELAARIGQSLLQRNHLLQERNEALDEQLAQAVDQVHQLQHELSKKDELLRMVANASEESETDSSISTPQLQPQLPGGSVTAAAALSQLESLQNKLQDLEEENQALRTEACQLKKDTVTYEEKEQQLVSDCVKELRESNSQMVSLTDELAQKNEALLRHQEEIAQLLAQIVELQHRVKELALEKEELRIHLQASKDAQRQLTAELNELSDRNAECVEMLHESQEEIKELRNRNTPSSGMRRHFSYGLYPMDSLAAEIEGTMRRELSVEEETAFQDQR